The proteins below are encoded in one region of Oncorhynchus gorbuscha isolate QuinsamMale2020 ecotype Even-year linkage group LG01, OgorEven_v1.0, whole genome shotgun sequence:
- the si:ch211-284k5.2 gene encoding sperm axonemal maintenance protein CFAP97D1 isoform X1, whose protein sequence is MHKSYQPLKPATNKYLQKKWDQTRYEEHRNKLSTARPIVDTKGIRTPAHVQLKLKKLQLQDERLVTIERDNRLLSSKLSDIVRSKGLVDHRNHYPERSLNAEKRRDELLQVTNQNQAIYQRIMARESDYRRQLWLDDWERVVRRRDDIARYPRAVANKQKSKRKVKFAGSDSGQSEKSSENNSYSDTNTDQEVEEEVEKKTKIL, encoded by the exons ATGCACAAGTCATACCAACCACTGAAACCTGCAACAAACAAGTACCTGCAGAAGAAATGGGACCAGACCAGATATGAGGAGCATAGGAATAAG CTGAGTACGGCCAGGCCCATTGTGGACACTAAAGGCATTAGAACACCTGCACATGTTCAGCTGAAACTCAAGAAACTCCAG TTACAAGATGAGAGGCTGGTCACCATCGAGAGAGACAACCGTCTCCTGTCCTCCAAGCTGTCTGACATCGTGCGGTCCAAAGGTCTGGTCGACCACAGGAACCATTATCCCGAGAGAAG TCTGAACGCTGAGAAGAGGAGGGATGAGCTGCTGCAGGTGACTAATCAGAACCAGGCCATCTACCAGCGAATCATGGCCCGTGAATCTGACTACCGTCGCCAGCTCTGGTTGGACGACTGGGAGAGGGTGGTGCGCAGACGTGATGACATCGCTCGTTACCCTCGTGCTGTCGCCAACAAACAG AAATCCAAGCGGAAGGTGAAGTTTGCGGGCAGTGACTCGGGACAAAGTGAGAAGTCTTCCGAAAACAACAGCTACAGTGACACCAACACTGaccaggaggtggaggaggaggtggagaagaaaACAAAGATACTCTAA
- the si:ch211-284k5.2 gene encoding uncharacterized protein CFAP97D2 isoform X2, with the protein MHKSYQPLKPATNKYLQKKWDQTRYEEHRNKLSTARPIVDTKGIRTPAHVQLKLKKLQLQDERLVTIERDNRLLSSKLSDIVRSKGLVDHRNHYPERSLNAEKRRDELLQVTNQNQAIYQRIMARESDYRRQLWLDDWERVVRRRDDIARYPRAVANKQCSQL; encoded by the exons ATGCACAAGTCATACCAACCACTGAAACCTGCAACAAACAAGTACCTGCAGAAGAAATGGGACCAGACCAGATATGAGGAGCATAGGAATAAG CTGAGTACGGCCAGGCCCATTGTGGACACTAAAGGCATTAGAACACCTGCACATGTTCAGCTGAAACTCAAGAAACTCCAG TTACAAGATGAGAGGCTGGTCACCATCGAGAGAGACAACCGTCTCCTGTCCTCCAAGCTGTCTGACATCGTGCGGTCCAAAGGTCTGGTCGACCACAGGAACCATTATCCCGAGAGAAG TCTGAACGCTGAGAAGAGGAGGGATGAGCTGCTGCAGGTGACTAATCAGAACCAGGCCATCTACCAGCGAATCATGGCCCGTGAATCTGACTACCGTCGCCAGCTCTGGTTGGACGACTGGGAGAGGGTGGTGCGCAGACGTGATGACATCGCTCGTTACCCTCGTGCTGTCGCCAACAAACAG TGCTCCCAGTTGTGA